ACCGCGCCAACTCCTGCGGCTGGGTGGTCCAGTCGGCATCGGCATACCGTCCCGTGTGCAATTCCACCCAGCAGGCACCCGTATTTCTGCAGGCCTCGAGCTGAGTGGACTCAGGATCCACAAACAGACTCACAGGAATCTTGGCGGCCTGAAGAGTTTGAACCAAACCCCGCAGAGCGTTTTGTTGTCCTGCCACATCAAGGCCTCCCTCGGTGGTGACCTCCTCACGCCGTTCCGGCACAAGGGTGACCATGTCGGGCTTGATCCGCAGCGCAATCGCCACCATCTCCTCCGTGGCGGCCATTTCCAGATTGAGCCTGGAGCGCACGGTTTGCCTGAGCAACTCCACATCCCGATCCTGAATGTGGCGTCGGTCTTCCCTCAAGTGCACGGTGATCCCATCGGCCCCACCGAGTTCGGCGAGGAGAACCATCGAGACCGGATCGGGTTCCACGGTTCGCCTTGCTTCACGAATGTTGGCGATGTGGTCAATATTGACGCCGAGGCTGGCCATGTCGAGGCAGTCGTTGGCCGGATCCTATGCAGCTTTGCCTGGGGGCCTTAAGTTCTCAAACGTCGAATTTGTAGAGCCCGTTGCAAGCGGCCGTGGCGACCCGAGAAAGCGCCCTGAGTGTCGGAATCGACCGTTTCTGGGCTCCCCTGGCGATGTTCACCACCCAGGATCTCGCGCTGCGTCTTCAGTTTCGTGAGCGGCTGGTGCTGCATCCGGAGCATCTGCCCCATCAGGGCCCGGTGATCTTGGCGCCAACACACCGCGCCCGCTGGGATGCCCTCATGCTGCCGATGGCCGCAGGCCGTCGGGTCAGTGGGCGCGACTGCCGCTTCATGGTGACAACCACTGAAATGCGGGGGCTGCAGGGCTGG
The Synechococcus sp. PROS-U-1 DNA segment above includes these coding regions:
- a CDS encoding pyridoxine 5'-phosphate synthase; the encoded protein is MASLGVNIDHIANIREARRTVEPDPVSMVLLAELGGADGITVHLREDRRHIQDRDVELLRQTVRSRLNLEMAATEEMVAIALRIKPDMVTLVPERREEVTTEGGLDVAGQQNALRGLVQTLQAAKIPVSLFVDPESTQLEACRNTGACWVELHTGRYADADWTTQPQELARLQQGTLIARQLGLRVNAGHGLTYQNVEPIAAIPGMEELNIGHTIVARSVAVGLQQAVRDMKVLVQNPRLDPLFGQAPG